A section of the Glandiceps talaboti chromosome 8, keGlaTala1.1, whole genome shotgun sequence genome encodes:
- the LOC144439074 gene encoding small ribosomal subunit protein uS3A-like: MLRQGVLGIKVKIMLPWDPMGKIGPKKPLPDHVSIVEPKDEVIPSQPTSEQKVGKPDQPTTPGSVAPAGQMVGALPGQPAPPAAAPQPQLGM, from the exons ATGCTCAGGCAGG GTGTACTTGGCATCAAAGTCAAGATTATGTTACCGTGGGATCCAATGGGCAAGATTGGACCAAAGAAGCCTCTGCCAGATCACGTTAGTATTGTTGAACCTAAAGACGAAGTGATCCCATCACAGCCAACCTCAGAACAGAAAGTAGGTAAACCAGACCAACCAACCACACCTGGTAGTGTTGCACCAGCCGGTCAAATGGTTGGTGCTCTACCTGGACAACCTGCTCCACCAGCAGCAGCTCCACAACCTCAACTAGGCATGTAA